In Toxoplasma gondii ME49 chromosome X, whole genome shotgun sequence, a single genomic region encodes these proteins:
- a CDS encoding hypothetical protein (encoded by transcript TGME49_228770) — translation MTECFLFLFRRIMGASVSTARGTQVLSAVAVATGAAAIWWLTSPNGWGSQKAGVSGAGLPTDDETEATMKEICEEFHSIFTELAQVSRNVIRAMQDQGFQKPVPREQVEAMLMQQMFRERLTAAEAAILARKQISKESLERACDLHKSKNESLRVYVDGLKAMYRDAVDGELPMLPGMTLPNEVTEDKILRVLEQIHKAKQARFQEVLGRGSASDTSTPTSPLAKQLQECNKKAEEEVLGKAEHAGLTEKILLHAVAVFSRRPQFKLKKQLLDEMHTEIIMALMNTRKKTDSSQQQRPAADTCIIAALHPKVEETTGEELPLRLQSCSDCGGCVVCLILRGEAGESEADSNRGGGADGNEVKDNAIRGGVSSLRELGEFCGAVDKMDHEDISFVYLTHNEACKMETEAMKTAAAKAEEVGAAYIFFQGADVYTLAPTLADLVQMVQQERENFTVRRSERPQEKETNAVTGEMKSSADGANPRRDSSATRTEALSTVQTAEDSENIPSASTLDMSCPASDGVGVNEVTLNEGGSRKATLINLA, via the exons ATGACTGagtgctttctcttcttgttcagGCGTATCATGGGGGCCTCAGTTTCAACAGCGAGAGGCACGCAAGTGCTTTCGGCAGTCGCCGTCGCCACAGGAGCTGCTGCCATTTGGTGGCTGACGTCTCCAAACGGGTGGGGTTCACAGAAAGCCGGAGTTTCGGGCGCAGGCCTGCCCACTGATGATGAGACTGAGGCGACAATGAAGGAGATCTGCGAAGAATTCCACTCCATTTTCACTGAACTGGCTCA AGTATCGAGAAATGTAATTCGGGCAATGCAAGACCAGGGTTTTCAGAAACCGGTACCTCGCGAACAG GTGGAGGCAATGCTCATGCAGCAAATGTTTCGCGAACGGCTTACTGCGGCAGAGGCTGCGATCCTTGCCCGGAAGCAGATTTCCAAGGAATCCCTAGAACGTGCATGCGATCTGCATAAATCGAAG AATGAAAGCTTGCGCGTGTACGTGGACGGCTTGAAGGCAATGTACCGGGACGCAGTCGACGGCGAGCTTCCCATGCTTCCAGGAATGACACTGCCGAACGAGGTAACAGAGGACAAAATCCTCCGTGTCCTGGAACAGATTCACAAGGCAAAGCAGGCAAGGTTTCAAGAAGTGCTAGGACGCGGCAGCGCTTCCG ATACGTCAACGCCGACTTCGCCTCTAGCGAAACAGCTGCAAGAGTGCAacaagaaagcagaagaggaggtcCTCGGAAAAGCAGAACATGCAGGGTTGACCGAAAAGATACTTCTTCATGCGGTGGCTGTGTTCTCACGCCGGCCTCAGTTCAAACTCAAA AAGCAACTTTTGGACGAGATGCACACGGAAATCATTATGGCATTAATGAATACGCGAAAGAAGACCGATTCCTCGCAGCAGCAGCGTCCTGCTGCAGACACTTGCATCATAGCAGCGTTGCACCCAAAGGTGGAAGAG ACGACGGGTGAGGAGCTCCCGCTCCGCCTGCAGAGCTGCTCAGACTGTGGAGGATGCGTCGTATGCTTGATCTTGCGAGGCGAAGCCGGAGAAAGTGAAGCTGATTCCAACCGAGGGGGAGGCGCAGACGGGAACGAAGTGAAGGACAATGCGATCCGAGGTGGCGTAAGCTCTCTGCGTGAACTAGGCGAATTTTGTGGGGCTGTTGATAAAATGGACCATGAGGACATCTCATTTGTCTACTTGACCCACAATGAGGCGTGTAAAATGGAGACAG AGGCAATGAAGACAGCTGCTGCGAAAGCTGAAGAAGTTGGTGCAGCTTATATCTTTTTCCAAGGTGCAGACGTCTAT ACGTTGGCACCGACGCTGGCTGATCTCGTGCAGATGGTCCAgcaggagagggagaactTCACAGTAAGACGATCTGAGCGTccacaagaaaaagaaacgaatgCCGTAACAGGTGAAATGAAATCGTCAGCTGATGGTGCGAATCCCCGCCGCGACTCCTCGGCAACCAGGACTGAAGCCCTGAGCACTGTGCAGACGGCCGAGGACTCTGAAAATATCCCATCAGCTAGTACACTTGATATGTCGTGCCCAGCCAGCGATGGGGTTGGTGTCAACGAAGTTACACTGAATGAAGGCGGAAGTAGAAAAGCTACTCTGATAAACTTGGCTTGA
- a CDS encoding hypothetical protein (encoded by transcript TGME49_228760~Signal peptide predicted by SignalP 2.0 HMM (probability 0.761) with cleavage site probability 0.499 at residue 62), whose translation MALPVQFSFVLSPGTSNRRKPGQLTRVAAASQPLARSLPWRSQRASRGLVFGVAVALATVLCFTGEESLSVASVSLFPVVTSVEAADRKPDGDSPKKAGTENSGNGGRHQKAGHSRRHGSRSHGKTWKRPPPMPEHRVQRALSMFENVHGQMTLFFKGFSREGSVVAYDLLDELRTVKEATYMMDVEFLVLDRVMDHYKSQSHLRIVDTKIMCKFLDLSNLLPWRIPGVLSAIKKMVLEYQPVLQQFLNRYEHLIEALILTSVPTALHPFRALVAALLGVPRNKLVFASSLEDLEKFIPRDDIPVEFWNPTGGPVREGWENKVSWRIMLEEVQQKLGADSVTPAGKLLLQNIKDEEARREPSTRSTHARAAGGDASSGAEATDEKAESEELVITGQVNAEPPGVSGTEGDDVSSSEKTSKSGDFSFGVFSSAPGDEGASFDPEDFDDVD comes from the coding sequence ATGGCACTGCCGGTTCAGTTTTCTTTCGTGCTTTCTCCAGGCACTTCGAATCGCCGTAAACCGGGGCAGCTGACCCGTGTGGCTGCTGCGTCTCAGCCGCTGGCGAGGTCTCTTCCGTGGAGAAGCCAACGCGCTTCTCGCGGACTGGTTTTTGGTGTTGCAGTAGCGTTGGCGACGGTGCTCTGTTTTACCGGCGAGGAAAGTCTGTCCGTCGCGAGCGTGAGCTTGTTCCCCGTGGTTACCTCTGTGGAGGCAGCGGACCGGAAACCAGATGGAGATTCCCCCAAGAAAGCGGGTACCGAGAACAGCGGCAATGGGGGCAGGCACCAAAAAGCTGGCCACTCTCGTCGGCACGGGAGCAGAAGCCACGGGAAGACGTGGAAACGCCCGCCTCCCATGCCCGAGCATCGCGTCCAACGAGCGCTGAGCATGTTCGAGAATGTTCACGGTCAAATGACGTTGTTTTTCAAGGGGTTTTCTCGGGAAGGAAGCGTCGTTGCTTACGACTTGCTAGACGAGCTTCGCACGGTCAAGGAGGCAACCTACATGATGGACGTCGAGTTCCTGGTGCTGGACCGGGTCATGGACCACTACAAAAGCCAGTCTCACCTCCGCATTGTCGATACGAAGATCATGTGCAAGTTCCTAGACTTGTCCAATTTGCTGCCCTGGAGGATCCCGGGAGTGCTGTCGGCCATCAAGAAAATGGTTCTGGAGTACCAACCTGTGCTGCAACAGTTTCTCAATCGGTACGAGCACCTCATCGAGGCCCTCATTCTCACGAGTGTGCCTACCGCGCTCCACCCGTTCCGAGCCCTGGTCGCGGCGCTGCTCGGAGTGCCTCGGAACAAGCTTGTGTTTGCATCCAGTCTTGAAGACCTGGAGAAGTTCATTCCACGTGATGACATCCCGGTGGAGTTCTGGAACCCGACCGGCGGCCCTGTACGAGAGGGCTGGGAAAACAAAGTCAGCTGGCGGATCATGTTGGAGGAAGTGCAGCAGAAACTGGGTGCTGACTCTGTGACGCCCGCAGGCAAGTTGTTGCTTCAGAACAtcaaagacgaggaggccCGCCGCGAACCTTCTACACGTTCGACCCATGCACGCGCCGCGGGCGGGGATGCCTCCTCTGGAGCGGAAGCGACGGACGAAAAAGCTGAGAGCGAAGAACTTGTCATTACAGGACAAGTTAACGCAGAACCACCTGGGGTTTCTGGGACTGAAGGGGATGATGTCAGCAGCAGTGAAAAAACAAGCAAATCGGGAGATTTTTCTTTCGGAGTTTTCTCGAGCGCCCCAGGCGACGAGGGAGCCTCGTTCGACCCTGAAGACTTTGACGATGTGGACTGA
- the CDPK7 gene encoding calcium dependent protein kinase CDPK7 (encoded by transcript TGME49_228750~Gene product name based on ToxoDB Community Expert Annotation.), which translates to MGGVQSTRVGAGGGAGGAGPANSLAFSTQLSKECLKQYLKKFDSDEVEVLKKVYKALSARSPGPGIDKETFLQYFPLPGLWGERLFQKFDFKGSGSVDYEEFLIGIAVCCRGTKSDRMYVLFQVFDLNSDGYIQKSELVAMLSNLPNLDRYMSIRKAQQAHSEGSNSVGRGSHGGKEEEQNLFSPQCQRTPQNGGSSGTAGAVSSSPGNLDDEDDEEDTGSCGSNSNFPGAQAQGAYPEAALVCVSDFVPSQQYVATGSGLSLDSTSSNERPRERLKPYEPHPLLARLEQEASSSEGYGRSFDEESSGASSYSSLSDVFQCFSPFDHASRNPSPPRRVSAQQPTHVGPEAPGQEAPGTVSSPTGEQTGAPPAALSSRPSIDSLVSASSPAGGSPVVLPPPVDRPAGAGTGAEFPLLQASPHARPAAGDDGDSSAGPAGGASGESAAKGAEKSPKTGTLSQQPRGGITKTASRFTSAIKRTFSTQSSSTQGAPGSPPVRGFSGGGGSRPVSVLPSRQSSEASVICPQGGISPVGSAHANAPPPGSGTPAPPPIVPTSSGGVPAPGGVSPPPQVPPVVVRAASPRAETQENETGLEELGEGATPGGDAGREASQKAFAAGTGRGSGPLEEDEAQGNGMLEVPQAAQPSKGPTKSAMLLQAEKDKTRQEQAKKNPSPVAQSLIKEEKEENEQKDVLDVEGIVDKIIEECEFFEHGKLSFPEFKTWLERNEGILSMFTECLHEEVWGLQGNALYRSTSVQSRPSRLTAAGLQGIFKDPLGSGREGGSGKVFRRSKLLSSRTSSASFSSRGMGKAGSPSSSRVGGFGYSASGGMIVNMQHFQKVKHLFTNPAHSSPRRPTRDLDPATPAPQPSRLSSSPQMQATGSSGAASAAAGASSVSAGGPAARGSGAQFGGAGPENAGALAVASPVSGAPSLAVGGATPLAGTTPPPAMETTSQASQHQTGPSGPSSPPGTPASVVSPAAGAGPISVPVSPSVTAVATAAVTQVAGAPTSSAGVEPKQEVTVSVSVVTVAGGGAGSETQPAMASVASGSSPAAPGVTGVTEAVAVASVPGTPTTGATTAVGGPVSEGPATTPSITLQVTTTLDPTTAGAAAGAAAAAATAAAAAFVEETRAAGGATAPGTSVTHTATATAVQGPPDGRGSAGDKVVSEEAFPVIGEEEGERMSGSGDARDDDVYERIAGYRHWEQSRMSPQLAVDIVSKELVDFIRSSHQSLHSAELPRDSRPAPSRGALSGASGPGSGALASPSEGASARAQLPYREGELRQADLAAIARAHDDPLACSGHSPRDLYSCPNCCNPLLLCPFCHSRYPQLTLLEGRVVMECRQCGRLGGSSSSLSDAGAQPAAGTGANSGAGGASGSADPSGGPGAEEDRVEAGICVGGSSRVFTRCWHCGWELSKCAEMLKGNSEAAIDGVLYKKGKHLHQWQARYYVLVDNMLYYYRRKGDAKPRGFMFLEGCYVELLSEQVGGRQYGFAIVHPKGETVSKRLLFANSAKEQREWVDTLRVATKQQALEQLYQVGEQLGHGKFSIVYKGIHRATNELYAIKVIDKGKINGHERELLRSEMAILRLLNHPNVIYMKELLDTKETLYIVMELVRGGELFDLIQQNHRLPELHVNRIISQLLSTVYYLHKCGIVHRDLKPENILLTDRTPNATIKLTDFGLSTLCAPNEVLHQPCGTLAYVAPEVLTMEGYNHQVDVWSIGVIMYLLLRGRLPFPINQAFGHPSFYENTPVSFDGAVWREVSSSAKDLIVRMLQPNPRRRITVADALQHIWIKNPTAVVNNGSKNIDVYISQLDEVRHSTRYGEERTMACCPEVPTFTIPKNGAKPLQNHGAPVATAGPPAALRPPVSQLPAAPAVASRAPAASSPSSLPTPIRPFSESTPVYAVPAASAPGVSLSGGGGLDPGAPTSVATPVAVSISSAPPAARTEGDTGPVEGAAVSPSSLPAGSLDEVPESGASLGGESVSDAAPVAGRGEVDLTRGQGQGSTASGVAAASPASLLNLTLQDGSEGRRMTSATPPVAAEAGSPGVSGALLSPAAGSKSVPSPSVASPAGVAPSLAAPGCSDLSSASSGTQRRGTEEPEAEPARQDERACGTPAEVPAGSPGGPSPSIEEVHK; encoded by the exons ATGGGGGGCGTCCAGTCGACCCGCGTGGGTGCGGGCGGCGGGGCTGGCGGCGCAGGCCCGGCGAACAGCTTGGCTTTTTCAACGCAGCTTTCCAAGGAGTGTCTGAAGCAGTATTTAAAGAAGTTTGACAGCGACGAAGTGGAGGTTCTGAAGAAAGTCTACAAAGCGCTCTCGGCCAGAAGTCCCGGACCCGGAATCGACAAAGAAACCTTTCTCCAGTATTTCCCTCTCCCCGGACTCTGGGGAGAAAGACTCTTTCAGAAATTCGATTTCAAAG gCTCGGGAAGCGTGGACTACGAGGAGTTCTTGATTGGAATCGCCGTGTGCTGTCGGGGCACGAAGAGCGACCGGATGTATGTGCTTTTCCAGGTGTTTGACCTAAACTCGGACGGGTACATTCAGAAGAGCGAGCTGGTGGCGATGCTGTCGAATCTGCCGAACCTCGACCGGTACATGAGTATCCGGAAGGCGCAGCAGGCCCACAGCGAAGGGAGCAACAGCGTGGGGAGAGGGTCTCACGgcgggaaggaagaagagcagaatcTGTTTTCCCCGCAGTGCCAGAGGACCCCTCAGAACGGCGGATCCTCTGGCACTGCCGGTGCGGTGTCGTCTTCGCCGGGCAACTTGGACGACgaagatgacgaagaagataCAGGTTCTTGCGGATCGAACTCGAATTTTCCGGGTGCACAGGCGCAGGGTGCGTACCCTGAAGCTGcgctcgtctgcgtctccgacTTTGTTCCTTCGCAGCAGTACGTGGCGACGGGCTCGGGCCTCTCTCTGGACTCGACGAGTTCGAACGAGCGACCGCGAGAGCGACTGAAGCCGTACGAGCCCCACCCACTGCTTGCGCGACTCGAGCAGGAGGCGTCCAGCAGCGAAGGCTACGGCCGGAGCttcgacgaagaaagcagcggGGCGTCGTCCTACAGCTCGCTCTCGGATGTGTTTCAGTGCTTCTCGCCCTTCGACCACGCGTCGCGAAATCCGTCGCCACCGAGACGCGTCTCCGCGCAACAACCCACGCATGTCGGGCCTGAAGCCCCGGGCCAGGAGGCCCCCGGCACAGTCAGCAGCCCCACGGGCGAGCAGACAGGGGCACCGCCCGCGGCTCTCTCGAGTCGGCCCTCGATAGACTCGCTTGTCTCCGCCTCGTCGCCGGCAGGGGGATCCCCGGTGGTCCTCCCGCCGCCTGTGGATAGACCCGCGGGCGCGGGCACAGGGGCCGAGTTTCCGCTTCTCCAGGCCTCGCCCCACGCGCGCCCGGCAGccggagacgacggagacagttcCGCGGGGCCCGCGGGAGGCGCATCCGGCGAGTCGGCCGCCAAGGGAGCCGAGAAGTCTCCGAAGACGGGGACGCTTTCGCAGCAACCCAGGGGCGGGATAACCAAAACTGCGAGTCGCTTCACAAGTGCAATCAAGCGGACCTTCTCGACGCAGTCCTCTTCGACTCAGGGGGCACCCGGGTCGCCTCCGGTTCGCGGTTTCagtggaggcggcggcagTCGACCAGTCTCCGTCCTCCCTTCCAGGCAGTCCTCGGAAGCCTCTGTGATTTGCCCTCAGGGAGGCATCAGTCCCGTGGGCAGCGCCCATGCAAACGCCCCTCCACCCGGGTCAGGGACCCCAGCTCCCCCCCCCATCGTCCCCACCTCTTCAGGAGGAGTCCCCGCGCCGGGGGgagtgtctccgccgccgcAAGTGCCGCCCGTGGTTGTCCGCGCGGCGTCGCCGAGGGCGGAGACCCAGGAGAACGAGACGGGACTGGAGGAGCTGGGGGAAGGCGCCACGCcaggaggcgacgcagggagagaggcgagccAGAAAGCGTTCGCGGCGGGGACGGGCAGAGGGTCAGGACctctggaagaagacgaagcgcaAGGCAACGGGATGCTAGAAGTTCCGCAGGCTGCGCAGCCCTCGAAGGGGCCGACGAAGAGCGCGATGCTCCTCCAGgccgaaaaagacaagacgcgacaggagcaggcgaagaagaacccCTCGCCCGTCGCCCAAAGCCTCAtcaaggaggagaaggaggagaacgagcaGAAAGATGTTTTGGACGTCGAGGGGATTGTTGACAAGATCATCGAAGAGTGCGAG ttcTTCGAACATGGGAAACTGAGCTTTCCAGAGTTCAAGACCTGGctggagaggaacgagggCATCTTGTCCATGTTCACGGAGTGCCTCCACGAGGAAGTCTGGGGTCTGCAAGGCAACGCACTGTACCGCAGCACGAGTGTGCAGAGCCGCCCCAG cCGGCTGACCGCTGCAGGACTCCAGGGCATCTTTAAGGATCCTTTGGGGTCGGGTCGGGAAGGCGGATCAGGGAAGGTCTTCCGGCGCTCGAAGCTGTTGTCTTCACGCACATCTTcagcttctttttcttctcgaggcATGGGGAAAGCAGGTTCGCCGTCCTCTTCCCGTGTCGGCGGCTTCGGCTACTCGGCGAGCGGAGGTATGATTGTGAACATGCAGCACTTTCAGAAGGTGAAGCATCTCTTTACGAATCCGGCccattcttctcctcgtcgcccCACTCGTGATCTGGACCCCGCGACGCCAGCGCCGCAACCCTCCCGCctatcttcttctccgcagaTGCAGGCGACCGGCAGCTCTGGGGCGGCGAGTGCGGCTGCTGGAGCCAGTTCGGTCTCTGCGGGTGGGCCTGCCGCTCGCGGTTCTGGAGCCCAATTTGGCGGGGCAGGCCCAGAGAACGCAGGGGCGCTAGCTgtcgcttcgcctgtctctggagCTCCATCTCTCGCCGTGGGCGGCGCGACGCCTCTTGCGGGCACCACGCCGCCGCCCGCCATGGAGACAACCTCGCAGGCTTCACAACATCAAACAGGCCCGAGTGGACCTAGCAGCCCCCCAGGGACCCCCGCGAGTGTGGTGAGTCCCGCTGCGGGCGCAGGCCCAATCTCTGTGCCGGTCTCGCCCTCGGTAACGGCTGTGGCGACCGCGGCCGTTACTCAGGTGGCAGGCGCACCGACTTCCAGCGCGGGCGTGGAGCCCAAACAGGAGGTAACAGTCAGTGTCTCCGTTGTGACCGTGGCGGGAGGGGGGGCAGGGTCTGAGACCCAGCCTGCGATGGCCTCTGTCGCGTCCGGATCTTCACCTGCGGCTCCAGGCGTGACGGGGGTCACTGAGGCTGTCGCGGTTGCCTCGGTTCCTGGGACTCCAACCACCGGGGCGACGACTGCGGTCGGAGGGCCTGTCTCGGAAGGCCCAGCGACGACACCCTCCATCACGCTGCAGGTCACGACGACGCTCGACCCTACCACCGCTGGAGCGGCCGCAGGCGCGGCAGCGGCGGCCGCCacggcggcggctgcggctttcgtggaggagacgcgggcgGCAGGAGGTGCGACAGCGCCGGGGACATCTGTGACTCACACGGCGACGGCAACAGCTGTTCAGGGGCCCCCAGACGGTCGGGGATCTGCCGGGGATAAAGTTGTAAGCGAGGAGGCGTTTCCGGTGATAggtgaggaggaaggagaaagaatgTCGGGGTCCGGGGATGCTCGCGATGATGACGTCTACGAGCGAATCGCGGGGTATCGCCACTGGGAGCAGTCCCGGATGTCCCCGCAGCTCGCTGTCGACATCGTCAGCAAGGAGTTGGTCGACTTCATTCGCTCCTCGCACCAGTCGCTTCACAGCGCGGAGCTGCCGCGCGATTCTCGGCCTGCGCCCAGCCGCGGGGCACTTTCTGGGGCGAGTGGTCCGGGCTCCGGGGCTTTGGCGTCGCCGTCGGAGGGAGCCTCGGCGCGAGCGCAGCTCCCCTACAGGGAAGGCGAGCTTCGGCAGGCCGACCTGGCGGCGATTGCTCGCGCCCACGACGACCCTCTCGCATGTTCTGGACATTCCCCGAGAGACCTGTACAGTTGCCCCAACTGTTGCAATCCGCTGCTGCTCTGTCCCTTTTGCCACAGCCGCTATCCACAGCTCACATTGCTTGAGGGCCGAGTCGTCATGGAGTGTCGCCAGTGTGGCAGACTGGGCGGGTCCTCCAGCTCGCTGTCCGACGCCGGTGCGCAGCCCGCGGCCGGTACCGGCGCGAACTCCGGCGCGGGGGGAGCCTCAGGGTCCGCGGACCCAAGCGGCGGAccaggagcagaagaagaccgcGTCGAAGCCGGCATCTGCGTGGGCGGAAGCAGCCGCGTCTTCACGCGTTGTTGGCACTGCGGCTGGGAACTCAGCAAGTGTGCGGAAATGCTCAAGGGAAACAGTGAAGCCGCGATCGACGGCGTTCTGTacaaaaaaggaaagcacCTCCACCAGTGGCAGGCGAGGTACTACGTCCTCGTCGACAACATGCTCTACTACTACCGGCGAAAG GGCGACGCCAAGCCACGCGGCTTCATGTTCCTCGAGGGCTGCTACGTCGAGCTTCTTTCCGAGCAAGTCGGCGGCCGACAGTACGGATTCGCCATCGTTCACCCCAAAGGGGAAACTGTTAGCAAGCGGCTCCTCTTCGCCAACTCTGCCAAA GAACAACGCGAATGGGTCGACACCCTCCGTGTGGCCACGAAGCAGCAAGCGCTGGAGCAGCTGTATCAGGTGGGCGAGCAGCTGGGACATGGCAAGTTCTCGATTGTGTACAAAGGAATTCACCGAGCAACGAACGAGCTGTATGCGATCAAAGTGATCGACAAGGGGAAGATCAACGGCCACGAGCGAGAGCTCCTTCGCAGCGAGATGGCCattctccgccttctcaaCCACCCCAATGTCATCTACATGAAG gAATTGCTGgacacgaaggagacgctgtACATCGTCATGGAGCTGGTGAGAGGTGGCGAACTCTTTGACCTCATCCAACAGAACCATCGGCTTCCCGAACTCCACGTCAATCG AATTATCAGCCAACTCCTGAGCACAGTGTACTACCTGCACAAGTGCGGCATCGTGCACCGGGACTTGAAGCCCGAAAATATTCTCCTGACGGACCGGACGCCGAATGCGACGATCAAGCTCACTGATTTCGGTCTCTCGACTCTCTGTGCGCCGAACGAGGTCCTCCACCAGCCGTGCGGTACCCTAGC ATATGTGGCGCCTGAGGTGCTGACCATGGAAGGCTACAACCATCAAGTGGACGTCTGGTCCATAGGCGTGATTATGTACCTCCTTCTCCGAGGTCGTCTCCCTTTCCCGATCAACCAGGCTTTTGGCCACCCGAGTTTCTACGAA aacACTCCGGTCTCTTTCGACGGCGCAGTGTGGCGAGAAGTCAGCAGCAGCGCGAAGGACCTCATTGTCCGCATGCTTCAGCCGAACCCTAGACGCCGCATCACCGTCGCCGATGCGCTCCAGCACATTTGGATCAAAAATCCGACTGCGGTGGTGAATAATGGCTCCAAGAATATCGACGTTTACATCAGCCAGC TAGATGAAGTTCGACACTCAACTCGCTACGGCGAAGAGCGGACGATGGCGTGCTGCCCAGAGGTGCCAACCTTTACGATCCCGAAAAATGGAGCAAAGCCTCTCCAGAACCATGGGGCACCTGTCGCTACGGCGGGACCCCCTGCGGCGCTACGGCCCCCGGTTTCTCAACTCCCTGCGGCGCCGGCCGTGGCTTCTAGGGCtcctgcagcttcttcgccgtcttcgcttcctaCACCTATTCGACCCTTCTCCGAATCAACCCCAGTGTATGCTGTACCCGCGGCCTCCGCGCCCGGAGTGTCTCTGTCCGGGGGCGGAGGCCTCGACCCAGGAGCCCCAACAAGCGTAGCAACTCCCGTTGCGGTCTCGATTTCTTCGGCTCCCCCAGCGGCTCGgaccgaaggagacacggggCCAGTTGAAGGCGCGgccgtctcgccttcttctcttccggcAGGCTCACTGGACGAGGTTCCAGAGTCGGGGGCTTCTCTCGGTGGAGAGAGCGTGAGCGACGCGGCTCCAGTCGCCGGGAGAGGCGAGGTGGATTTGACGAGGGGACAAGGGCAAGGGTCCACCGCTTCCGGAGTCGCGGCGGCTTCGCCTGCAAGTCTCTTGAACCTAACGCTGCAAGACGGCAGCGAGGGACGAAGAATGACAAGCGCGACGCCTCCTGTTGCGGCGGAAGCAGGCAGTCCCGGAGTCAGCGGTGcactcctgtctcctgccgCTGGAAGCAAGTCTGTGCCTTCGCCGTCTGTAGCCAGCCCTGCAGGTGTGGCGCCCTCACTTGCAGCGCCTGGGTGTTCCGATTTATCTTCGGCGTCGTCTGGCACCCAAAGGAGGGGGACAGAAGAGCCTGAGGCGGAACCGGCGAGACAGGATGAAAGAGCATGTGGCACGCCTGCGGAGGTGCCAGCGGGGTCCCCTGGGGGGCCCTCACCTAGCATAGAGGAAGTACATAAGTGA